The genome window AGCTTCCTGTGTTAGTCCCCATAATACATAGGATTGATCCTTGACCAAATCCTTAGCTTTGGATACATAATACCGGTCTTCAAGTTTATTCTTGCGCACATAATGTCCTGTGGCGATGAATTCACAATCCAGTCCGTCAGCCCGCTTTAATAAGGCATTCCACTTGATGTGTGTGTTGCACATCACGCATGGATTAGGGGTCCTGCCAGCGATATATTCATCTACGAAATTGTCAATCACAGCATCGCCGAATTCATCCCGAATATCTAAAATAAAATGATGAAAACCCATATCTACAGATACTCTTCGAGCATCCTGGAGGGAATCTAAAGAACAGCAGCCTGTTTCCTTTTTAGAACCACCCGAAGAAGCGTAATCCCAGGTTTTCATAGTGATCCCAATCACCTCATATCCCTGCTCATGCAGCATGATGGCAGCTACCGTACTGTCGATACCTCCACTCATAGCTACTAAGATTTTTCCCAATTTACTCATAAAAACTTAGCTACAAATATAATACATATTAATAAATAATCGAATATAAAAATTTCAACTAAATAATATCTTTTCCTAAATATATGCTTCAAATATTTGACTCTCTCGTATATTTGCACTCCAATTCAAAAGTCTAATAGAAGTATTAGCCTGTTACAAACGGATAAACCCTTGATATGGTTCAGTTTCGGACTCTTTTATTAGACTGAAATGAAACAATCAAAGGCCTGGTAACGGTAATAAATTGCGGGAGTAGCTCAGTTGGTAGAGCACGACCTTGCCAAGGTCGGGGTCGCGAGTTCGAGTCTCGTCTCCCGCTCTTAATATAATAGTTAAGAGCACATGTCAATATAGATTGACATATAACTATTGTACCAGCCCAGGTGGTGAAATTGGTAGACACGCAGGACTTAAAATCCTGTGGACAGTAATGTTCGTGCGGGTTCAAGTCCCGCCCCGGGTACAAGGTTCAGCGAAAGTTGAACCTTTTTAATTATATCTGGGTCGAACATAAGTCGAACAAAACTAAATCTTTTTCTCTTTCAAATAACATTTTGTATTTTGAGAAAAAGTATGAAAAATACTAGAATCAAAGTTCAGACTAGTGAAATTGCATTAATGCATTGTGAATCATCAGAAGATGCGCGCAAAAATTTAGAGTTGCATGTTTGGAATTTTATTGATTTGTATAAAGAAGATCTTATCGATTACCAAGTTTCATATACAACTTTTATCCATCCAAAATTTGGTTTAACCTTGAGTTCTTTATCAGTATTAAGGATTAAGGAATCTCCTAAATCAACAACTTAATAATTGATTCGAAAAATCGCAAAAATGGAAGTCATTTGTCTATCTGATGAAGCATTTTATGCACTTATTGAGACAGTAGTGGCTCGGATAAAAGATAAGGAAGGCATCAAAGGAGATAAATGGATTTCTGATGAAGAGGCTATGTCAAAGCTTCGGATTAAAAGTAAGACCACCCTACAAAAACTAAGGGATGAAGGAAAAATTAGATTTTCCCAGCCAGAAAAGAAAATTATTTTATATGATACCGATTCAATAGATATATATTTGGAAAAACATTCAAAAAATTCATTCTGATGGAAATAGATGAAAGTAAATATATTAAGGGATTTAATGCTGGGTATTTTCTTTCTAAATACGAACCAAAGGTATCGTTGGAATTGTTGGAACATATTCACCCTATCAATTCGTATATTTCAGGCATGAACTTTGGACAAAAGGAATTTCAAATTGAGATTGATAAAAACCAATTAGAAGAACTTAAATCCATAAGACATCAAAAGGACAATTCTAGAAATTTAGAATAACTAATTTTAAGGTTCTGAAATGACAAATATTACTTTAGCAGAATATATCTTAAGATACAACAATGATACTTTACCCCATGTGAAAGAGTCTAGGCAAATTACTAATTCCGTCATATTCAAAAACGTTTTAGGGCTACCTACTCCAACTACTCCTAATCCTCAAACATTCAGTTATATTTACTTTATCTTAGATCCAGAATCCAGAAATTGTGTTAGTGTTGTTCAACTCTTGGAAGATGACTTGCATGCTTTCACTAGTTCTAACAATCGGAAGAAAGGATTCATTAAAAATGCAATGGTAGCTGCTATTCTACCTGATAGATTTAAGCATAATGATTCTATTGAAATTAGTTTGCTTAATGATGGCCAGTCAGATTATAATATTTCTACTAAAGTAACTGAAAGTCTAGGTTTTCAAAAAATTGGAGCTGATGAGGACAAGTTTGTATTATTGAAAAAAGACTTTGAAGTTGAAATCTTAAAGAACCTCAATAAATAAAATAGTGCTTTTCAACATTTTTAAATGCTAAATAATCAAATTTACTTATTATTGGTAAATTTATGTTGCATTCAGAATGGATATTTACTTTAATGATTCAACCATTGAGAAGTCAAAGATAGAGCATCAAATATTATCATATTTAGATCATCACTATCCCATAGCTTCCTTTTCTTAGATTCCCATGATGCTAAGTCCTTGAAATCAATAACAAAAATCTGATTTTAGCGACTGCTCATAAACATCTCTGATCTAATAATTTGAATACTGTACAACTTTTTGCTTCTCCTTAACAAGAAAGAAACAAGTATTTAATGCATCCTAATTGCAAAAATTACTTAAATATTTCAAATTTAGTATGTTTTATTTAATATTATATACATTTGGACTTTAATTTCATTATACAATAAATCATACCAAAAGTAAGAAACAATTAATAGTTCGTGTAAAGGAAAAGGAAAGGATTAAAGGAGATAAATGGATTTCGGGTGGTGAAGCTATGTCAAAGCTTAGAATTAAGAGCAAGACTATCCTACAAAAACTAAGAGATGAAGGAAAAATTCGATTCTCACAACCAGAAAAGAAAATAATTCTATATGATACCGATTCCATTAATGTATATTTGGACAAACATTCAAAAAAAATTTCTAATGGAATTTGATAAGCAAAAATTTATTGAGGGGTTAAATACAGGGCACTTACTCGCTAATTATGAACCTAAGTTAGTAATCTCATTTTTAATCAATATTCAGCCTATCAATTCATATTTATATGAATTGAAATGTGAGAGAAATGAATTCGAATTATCAAAAGCACAATTAATTGAATTTGCACAAATTAGAAATAACTTGAGGGAAGATAATTTTTTAAGCAAGAATTAACCATTATACATTTATAAACAGTTTAAAATGGAGGATTGTTCTTTTCCAATATTTTTTGCACGAGAAATTGAGCATCGTAATGAACGAATTGAAATAAATGATGGTACATATGAAATTAAAAATGATCCTGCATACTCATATGGTTCTATTATTCCTAATGATACTTTTACTAAAATTGATAACCTTTCTTTCGATTTCTTAATGTCAGCTAAGTTCGAAAACAGTAAAACTAATAAAAATTTTATTGGAGTTCTTAATCTTAATAAAATTGTAATGTCATTTTTTAATATTGGTATTCATACTTGTAAAAATATTAAACAAATAAATGATATTTCAAAATCTAATTTATTTAAAATGGTAATTGAAAAATTCACTGAAGACTTAAATGAATTTTTTGATATAGATGGTGAAATTCAATATTTAGGGCTAAATTTTAAAAGTCCTAATTTGAAAACTTCTACATTTGACCGCAATTTAAACCTTAGAATAGGTTTACACCTTGATAGTTGGGACAGAAAAAATTGAATGATAGGGAGAATTCAAGAAATAGAATTTGTATTAATTTAGGCAAAGAAGTAAGGCATTTTATATTCTTAAATAAGAAAATTATTGAACTTATAGATGATTTAGAAATTGACAATTTTGATCTTAGAGGTGGTTCTGAACTAGGGCGATTATATCTGAGGAAATACCCAAATCAACAAATTACAAAATTAAATATTTATCCTGGAGAGGCTTATATTGCACCTACTGAAAATATAATTCATGATGCCACTACATTAAATAAAGCATTTCCTGACATTACTTTGTCGTTAATTGGTAACTTCTGGGTTAAAAAGGATCTATTTAGATAATTTCCAAAATAGTTCCAGTAAGATAATTTTCTACCAACCAACAAAGTAATTATTATTAATTAGTTGAAAATAAAATAATTACAAATTATTTAAATATATATATTTATTATCTTTTCAATTTAACAAATTTTTATCATAGCTTAGCATCCTTAAATTGGGGGATAGGAATTAGAGATGCAAGTTTTGAAATACCTTAGATGTATATCATTTTAGC of Candidatus Defluviibacterium haderslevense contains these proteins:
- a CDS encoding helix-turn-helix domain-containing protein produces the protein MEVICLSDEAFYALIETVVARIKDKEGIKGDKWISDEEAMSKLRIKSKTTLQKLRDEGKIRFSQPEKKIILYDTDSIDIYLEKHSKNSF